From Humisphaera borealis, the proteins below share one genomic window:
- a CDS encoding ABC transporter ATP-binding protein, producing the protein MAAVELSHITKTYSGGVTAVDDLSLSIEDHQFVVLVGPSGCGKSTTLRLIAGLEEADTGRISIGGRDVTDIAPKDRDIAMVFQNYALYPHMTVYGNLSFGLRLRKMPSLLKRLRHPSQARQIGRDIDERVKRVADLLDIRSLLNRKPRELSGGQRQRVAVGRAIVREPAAFLFDEPLSNLDARLRLTTRAELKRLHQKLRTTTVYVTHDQEEAMTLGDRIIVMLNGKVQQDGPPLELYHRPRNRFVAGFIGMPPMNFIEGHLEATENSPKLSFVESAPSGRKSVGGTGDGLTYPTKGFTLILSRDAAPSGGVPSSWVGRKVIMGIRPEHLSLRPFRADDGSVVSQPLQMRLTLIEPIGSSIDLYLQSAGNDQIVARVDAANGLVSSGPSSPGETSGLTPQLGSLVTVHVDVRRIHLFEPEDTGMNLSLETTPSGQPTTELAHAMA; encoded by the coding sequence ATGGCCGCCGTCGAACTATCGCACATCACCAAGACCTATTCCGGCGGGGTTACTGCGGTGGACGACCTATCGCTGTCGATCGAGGATCACCAGTTCGTCGTATTGGTCGGCCCGAGCGGTTGCGGGAAGAGTACGACCTTAAGACTCATCGCCGGTCTCGAAGAGGCTGATACTGGGAGAATCTCCATCGGCGGCCGCGACGTTACGGACATTGCTCCGAAAGATCGTGACATCGCGATGGTTTTTCAGAACTATGCGCTCTACCCCCATATGACTGTCTATGGGAATCTCTCGTTCGGTCTTAGGCTCCGCAAGATGCCGTCGCTGTTGAAGCGATTGCGGCATCCGTCCCAAGCCCGGCAGATCGGGCGGGACATCGACGAGCGGGTCAAGCGTGTTGCCGACCTGCTCGACATCCGATCGCTGTTAAACCGCAAGCCGCGGGAACTTTCAGGCGGGCAACGCCAGCGCGTGGCGGTGGGGCGGGCGATCGTGCGCGAGCCGGCGGCGTTTCTCTTTGACGAGCCGCTCTCCAACCTCGACGCCCGGCTTCGACTGACGACGCGGGCCGAACTCAAACGACTCCACCAGAAACTCCGCACGACGACGGTTTATGTGACCCACGACCAGGAAGAGGCGATGACCCTCGGCGATCGGATCATCGTGATGCTCAATGGAAAGGTACAGCAGGACGGCCCGCCACTTGAACTGTATCACCGACCCCGCAACCGCTTCGTCGCCGGTTTCATCGGCATGCCGCCAATGAACTTCATTGAAGGTCATCTCGAAGCGACCGAGAATAGCCCGAAACTGAGCTTCGTGGAGTCTGCGCCATCCGGGCGTAAATCCGTTGGCGGCACCGGTGACGGGTTGACCTACCCGACAAAAGGCTTTACTCTTATACTTTCTCGCGACGCTGCGCCGTCAGGCGGAGTGCCGTCGAGTTGGGTCGGCAGGAAGGTGATCATGGGTATACGCCCTGAGCACCTCTCTCTTCGACCCTTTCGGGCTGACGACGGGTCGGTCGTGTCTCAGCCGCTGCAAATGCGGTTGACGCTGATCGAGCCCATCGGCAGCAGTATTGATCTCTACCTGCAATCTGCCGGCAATGATCAGATCGTTGCGCGGGTGGATGCGGCGAACGGGCTGGTATCATCGGGACCGTCAAGTCCCGGCGAGACCTCCGGTTTGACGCCGCAGCTAGGATCGCTGGTGACCGTCCATGTGGATGTTCGCCGGATCCATTTATTCGAGCCCGAAGACACCGGGATGAACCTGAGTCTGGAAACAACCCCTTCCGGACAGCCCACCACCGAGTTGGCCCATGCTATGGCATAA
- a CDS encoding alpha/beta hydrolase encodes MSNLASHVVDPRRSALQGSLLGGSLFRSDWVATGNQRLFHRHWRPAGDVHSRLLILHGYGDHSGRFAHVMQWFAERGVACEAFDFRGHGRSSGRRGYVSRWQEFLDDLKSMLSASHQNAGRDGYLGRPMFVLGHSHGGLVAATAGTDGVLNPPEIAGVILTAPYLRPATSLGPLWTAIAAVTNILAPSLRVGSGLSADMMTSDAGMIEDSRNDTLLLRAATPRWYATTLRRQQQTSANAARFKLPLLCLHGDADRVADASAAKAFVEGTSNPDRSFVLLAGQKHEILREVNREASFERIFDWMRRSSQVAVTGI; translated from the coding sequence ATGTCTAACCTCGCTAGCCATGTCGTTGACCCACGCCGTTCAGCGTTGCAGGGATCTCTACTCGGCGGTTCCCTGTTCAGGTCGGACTGGGTCGCCACGGGAAATCAACGACTCTTTCATCGCCATTGGAGGCCCGCTGGCGACGTGCACTCACGACTTCTGATCCTCCACGGCTACGGCGATCACTCGGGCCGATTCGCGCATGTCATGCAGTGGTTCGCGGAACGCGGCGTCGCATGCGAGGCGTTCGACTTTCGAGGCCATGGCCGATCCAGTGGCAGGCGGGGTTATGTGTCGCGATGGCAGGAGTTCCTCGACGACCTGAAGTCGATGCTGTCGGCGTCGCACCAGAACGCCGGCCGAGACGGCTACCTCGGCCGCCCGATGTTCGTGCTCGGGCACAGCCATGGCGGGCTCGTGGCGGCCACTGCCGGGACGGACGGTGTTTTGAACCCCCCGGAGATTGCCGGTGTCATCCTCACCGCGCCGTATCTACGACCGGCCACTTCGCTCGGACCTCTCTGGACGGCAATCGCGGCCGTCACAAACATCCTTGCTCCATCGTTGAGGGTGGGCAGTGGCCTGTCGGCCGACATGATGACCAGCGATGCCGGAATGATTGAAGACTCGCGCAATGACACGCTGCTTTTGCGGGCAGCGACGCCGCGATGGTATGCAACGACGCTGCGAAGGCAGCAGCAAACGAGCGCGAATGCGGCCCGGTTTAAACTGCCGCTCCTCTGCTTGCATGGCGACGCCGACCGCGTCGCCGACGCTTCCGCCGCAAAAGCATTCGTCGAAGGCACGTCAAATCCCGACAGGTCCTTCGTCTTGCTTGCCGGTCAGAAGCACGAAATCCTGCGCGAGGTAAACCGGGAAGCCTCTTTTGAGCGAATCTTCGATTGGATGCGACGAAGTAGCCAAGTCGCCGTCACCGGCATCTGA
- a CDS encoding glycosyltransferase — MSHASPSVTVNGQAVGGQSSGRDCDAPPRWRRADLHCHSVASTEADEAVLNALACPECYSEPADVLAQARSRDMDFYTITDHDCIDGVLSLGRRDDLIVGEELTCYFPEDHCKMHVLVWGITPLDHANLQARAADIYEVADYIERHRIAHAVAHPLYRQNDTIGRWHLERLLLMFKGFECINGAHSVLHKNAFEPVLDHLTEKKLVELTARHGMRPRWPEPWVKARTGGSDDHGLLNVGRTWTEFPPEVTTCEQALESIRNATCRPGGEAGSSLKLAHNFLGVGIRYWTRNMAPTANNGRDTLVTQALQTLVGERRRPSKRDLVKAAVRHGFAAAGRRIASPFRRKKSPAAGTALLGELAFSSLLKRPRERAAIFDAMRRGVAPLGEHEQIFKLVSVLNRDITSGVFAHVAKELARGEMAAIFDALSTLAAQQFGLLPYYFALFHQNKERHLCGGITGFGREVNGENIKIGLFTDTFDEVNGVARFLKRLGGEADRRGRHLTIATCSDAPKDEQTPFRKNFEPAASLPMPHYPELKLSLPPVLEILEWADRQQFDVIHISTPGPMGLVGWLVAKMLKVPVLATYHTDFPAFVREMTGDYRLTAAATSYMGWFYNNAATVFARSRSYESALAELGISKGVVRVLPPCTDPENFTPRHRDAGLFERSGIQQPLRLLYVGRVSAEKNLKLLADAFSKLCVERHDVALIVVGEGPYLPELKKQLNGLPAHFPGYKKGAELAAYYASADLFVFPSRTDTLGQAVIEAQASGLPVLVSEAGGPKEVMDDDVTGRIVASTEAEVWCSAIDELLDDVAARSRMSRNAVNRATRYTRSDVFDTYWEQHVKTVREATIGDVWCEPKRPASSAAATEPTAADLEVAAS, encoded by the coding sequence ATGTCCCACGCGTCCCCTTCCGTCACCGTCAACGGCCAAGCCGTCGGCGGTCAATCGTCCGGCCGCGATTGCGATGCGCCGCCACGCTGGCGTCGCGCCGATCTCCATTGCCACAGCGTAGCCAGCACCGAGGCCGATGAGGCCGTGCTCAACGCACTGGCCTGCCCCGAATGCTATAGCGAACCGGCGGACGTTCTGGCGCAGGCACGCAGCCGCGACATGGACTTTTACACGATTACCGACCATGACTGTATCGACGGCGTCCTCTCGCTCGGCCGCCGTGACGACCTGATTGTTGGCGAAGAACTCACCTGCTACTTCCCCGAAGACCACTGCAAGATGCACGTCCTGGTGTGGGGCATTACCCCGCTTGATCATGCAAATCTGCAGGCACGGGCTGCTGACATCTACGAAGTCGCGGATTACATCGAGCGTCATCGCATCGCGCACGCGGTCGCCCACCCGCTTTACCGGCAGAACGACACCATCGGTCGCTGGCACCTCGAACGTCTGCTGCTGATGTTCAAAGGGTTCGAGTGCATCAATGGCGCGCACTCGGTACTGCACAAAAATGCGTTCGAGCCGGTGTTGGATCATCTGACCGAGAAGAAGCTGGTCGAACTGACGGCCCGGCATGGGATGCGGCCGCGCTGGCCCGAACCCTGGGTCAAGGCCCGCACCGGCGGCAGCGACGACCACGGGCTGCTGAACGTCGGTCGTACTTGGACCGAGTTCCCGCCGGAAGTCACCACCTGTGAGCAGGCCCTTGAATCGATCCGCAATGCCACCTGCCGCCCGGGCGGCGAAGCGGGTTCAAGCCTTAAGCTTGCACACAACTTTCTCGGCGTCGGTATCCGCTACTGGACGCGGAACATGGCCCCGACGGCGAACAATGGTCGCGATACCCTTGTCACGCAGGCCCTCCAGACGCTCGTCGGTGAACGACGCCGACCGAGCAAACGCGACTTGGTCAAGGCGGCAGTGCGTCACGGGTTTGCCGCCGCCGGCCGGCGGATTGCGTCGCCCTTCCGTCGTAAGAAATCTCCCGCCGCCGGAACGGCACTGCTGGGCGAACTTGCGTTTTCGTCGCTGCTCAAGCGCCCGCGCGAACGCGCCGCGATCTTCGACGCCATGCGGCGCGGCGTTGCGCCTCTCGGCGAGCACGAGCAGATTTTCAAGCTCGTGTCGGTCCTCAACCGCGATATCACCTCCGGCGTTTTCGCGCACGTCGCCAAGGAACTGGCCCGCGGTGAGATGGCTGCCATCTTCGACGCCCTCTCGACACTTGCCGCTCAGCAGTTCGGCCTGCTCCCCTATTACTTCGCGCTGTTCCATCAGAACAAGGAACGCCACCTCTGCGGCGGGATCACCGGCTTCGGCCGGGAGGTCAACGGGGAGAACATCAAGATCGGCCTCTTCACCGATACGTTCGACGAAGTGAACGGCGTGGCGCGGTTCCTGAAGCGTCTCGGCGGCGAGGCCGATCGCCGTGGCCGCCATCTGACGATTGCCACCTGCAGCGACGCTCCGAAGGACGAGCAGACACCGTTCAGAAAGAACTTCGAGCCCGCCGCCTCGCTCCCGATGCCTCACTACCCGGAGCTCAAGCTTTCGCTGCCTCCGGTCCTCGAGATTCTTGAATGGGCAGACCGCCAGCAGTTCGATGTCATCCACATCAGCACGCCGGGTCCGATGGGCCTGGTCGGCTGGCTGGTAGCAAAGATGCTGAAGGTACCCGTGCTGGCGACCTATCACACGGACTTCCCGGCGTTCGTCCGGGAGATGACCGGCGACTACCGCCTTACCGCTGCGGCGACCAGCTACATGGGCTGGTTCTACAACAACGCTGCGACCGTCTTCGCTCGCAGTCGCAGTTACGAGTCGGCGCTCGCCGAACTCGGAATTTCCAAGGGTGTGGTACGCGTTCTGCCGCCGTGCACCGATCCCGAGAACTTCACGCCACGCCATCGTGATGCGGGTCTCTTCGAACGCTCAGGGATTCAGCAGCCTCTTCGACTTCTCTACGTTGGACGGGTCAGTGCGGAGAAGAATCTGAAGTTGCTCGCCGACGCTTTCAGCAAGCTCTGCGTTGAGCGTCACGACGTCGCATTGATCGTGGTGGGTGAGGGGCCCTACTTGCCGGAGTTAAAAAAGCAGTTGAATGGCCTGCCGGCCCACTTTCCAGGCTACAAGAAGGGTGCCGAACTTGCCGCGTACTACGCATCGGCAGACCTGTTCGTTTTTCCGAGCCGAACCGACACACTCGGCCAAGCCGTGATCGAAGCTCAGGCATCAGGATTGCCAGTCCTGGTCAGCGAAGCCGGTGGCCCGAAGGAAGTCATGGACGACGATGTCACCGGTCGTATCGTCGCGAGCACGGAGGCAGAAGTCTGGTGCTCGGCGATCGACGAGTTGCTCGACGACGTCGCCGCCCGCTCGCGTATGAGCCGAAACGCCGTCAATCGCGCAACCCGCTACACGCGCAGTGACGTGTTCGACACCTACTGGGAGCAGCACGTCAAGACAGTCCGCGAAGCGACTATTGGCGATGTCTGGTGTGAACCAAAGCGGCCTGCCTCGTCTGCCGCCGCAACTGAACCGACCGCCGCCGATCTGGAGGTCGCCGCATCATGA
- a CDS encoding MGDG synthase family glycosyltransferase, which translates to MWIAARFAPPRILVLSASAGVGHLRAAEAIELALRQTHPEAHVVNVDVLQYTNAAFRHFFAQTYFDVIKHAPHFVGFMYDRLDKPGWPPMERLRTKFQRVQFGKFTDLLLSQPWDLAINTHFLPAEFISSLRLEGRLKLPQVMVTTDFYIHCMWVKQPVERYYMASRESAINLSNVVPLSEMEVTGIPIHPAFGEAMDPTGCRRKHGISVDRNVVLQLAGGFGVGPIEQIHRRLLECQTPLHVVVATGRNARVRTRLEAIPLPSHHRRTVLGFTSDMPELMTAADVVVSKPGGLTTSEAMATGTPMVVVDPIPGQESRNSDYLLENGAAIKANTLQSLPHKLDVILSDGARLKQMQANARRIGHPRAAFDVVERAMKLISTVKA; encoded by the coding sequence GTGTGGATTGCCGCGCGCTTCGCACCGCCGCGTATCCTGGTTCTGTCAGCGTCAGCCGGTGTGGGGCACCTGCGCGCCGCGGAGGCGATTGAGCTGGCGTTGCGCCAGACGCATCCCGAGGCGCATGTCGTTAACGTGGATGTTCTGCAGTACACGAACGCCGCGTTCCGACACTTCTTCGCACAAACCTACTTCGACGTCATCAAGCACGCCCCGCATTTTGTCGGGTTTATGTACGACCGCCTAGACAAGCCGGGCTGGCCTCCAATGGAGCGGCTTCGTACAAAGTTTCAGCGTGTGCAGTTCGGCAAGTTCACCGATCTGCTGCTGTCGCAGCCGTGGGACCTGGCGATTAACACGCATTTTCTGCCTGCCGAATTCATTTCCTCGCTACGCCTTGAGGGCCGATTGAAACTACCCCAGGTGATGGTGACGACCGACTTCTACATTCACTGCATGTGGGTCAAGCAGCCGGTCGAACGCTATTACATGGCCAGCCGCGAGTCGGCGATCAACCTGTCGAATGTGGTACCGCTGTCCGAAATGGAGGTCACCGGCATCCCGATTCACCCGGCATTCGGGGAGGCAATGGACCCGACCGGGTGTCGTCGCAAGCATGGTATCAGCGTCGATCGCAACGTCGTACTGCAACTGGCCGGTGGGTTCGGCGTGGGGCCGATCGAACAGATTCACCGTCGGCTGCTCGAATGCCAAACACCGCTTCACGTTGTCGTCGCCACCGGCCGCAACGCCAGGGTGCGTACCAGGCTTGAGGCGATTCCTCTTCCGTCGCACCACCGGCGAACGGTGTTGGGCTTCACCAGTGACATGCCGGAACTGATGACCGCCGCCGACGTGGTCGTCTCCAAGCCCGGCGGGCTGACAACGAGCGAGGCAATGGCGACCGGCACGCCGATGGTCGTTGTCGATCCCATCCCCGGCCAGGAAAGCCGCAACAGCGACTACCTGCTGGAGAACGGCGCTGCGATCAAGGCCAATACGCTCCAGAGCCTGCCACACAAGCTGGATGTTATATTGTCCGATGGCGCTCGGCTCAAACAGATGCAGGCTAACGCGCGACGGATCGGCCATCCCCGGGCGGCATTTGACGTGGTGGAACGGGCGATGAAGTTGATCAGCACGGTCAAGGCGTGA
- a CDS encoding Hsp70 family protein, with the protein MSGSPAYSVGIDLGTTNSVIAYTKLGEEAPRIELLNLPQVVATATIEDRKLLPSFLYLGTDADRDARSLDLPWGMQRDFAVGELARKQSADVPTRTVVGAKSWLAYSKVDRRQPILPWNAPADVAKVSPVEASKRYLEHIAAAWNAAHPESPLKDQQVVLTVPASFDAAARDLTREAAISAGLPEDTTLLEEPQAALYAWLADHADRWRRILKVGDTLLVADVGGGTTDFTLIGVTEENGELALNRVAVGNHTLVGGDNMDLALAYHATTAFASKNVTLDPWQSVALWHSCRAAKEVLLAAQGPAKQQVSVLGRGKKVIGGTVSVDLEREAVRSLLVDGFFPACTLADKPHKQRASGFRQIGLPFETDTAVTRHLAAFLSQQGQDGQAVRPTHLLFNGGVFKAAAFRERLTGTIGSWFGGRTPEVLSGNNDLDFAVARGAAYYGAAKRGKGVRIRGGTARSYYVGIETAGLAIPGAPRPLRALCVVPFGMEEGSQADVPSDDIGLVVGEPATFRFFSAGSRKTDMPGDLVDRWAEGELEESDSLEANLPRPDNVEEDYVPVKFQSRITELGVLELWCVRSGVEGATDQRWKLEFGVREDAE; encoded by the coding sequence ATGTCTGGTTCGCCCGCATATTCCGTTGGCATCGATCTTGGCACCACCAACAGTGTGATTGCCTACACCAAACTTGGGGAAGAAGCGCCGCGCATCGAACTGCTCAACCTCCCGCAGGTCGTGGCGACCGCGACGATTGAAGACCGCAAGCTTCTTCCGTCCTTTCTGTACCTTGGTACCGACGCAGACCGCGACGCCCGGTCTCTCGATCTTCCCTGGGGAATGCAGCGAGATTTCGCTGTCGGCGAACTGGCGCGCAAGCAATCGGCCGATGTGCCGACGCGGACGGTCGTCGGCGCCAAGAGTTGGCTGGCGTACAGCAAGGTTGATCGGCGGCAGCCCATATTGCCATGGAATGCACCCGCCGATGTCGCCAAGGTGTCGCCAGTCGAGGCGAGCAAGCGGTACCTCGAGCACATCGCCGCCGCATGGAACGCCGCTCACCCAGAATCGCCACTGAAGGATCAGCAGGTGGTGCTGACGGTTCCGGCATCATTCGACGCTGCCGCTCGAGACCTGACGCGTGAGGCCGCGATCTCCGCCGGTCTTCCTGAGGACACCACCCTCCTCGAAGAGCCACAGGCCGCCCTCTATGCCTGGCTGGCCGATCATGCCGATCGTTGGCGCCGAATACTGAAGGTGGGGGACACGTTGCTGGTCGCCGATGTTGGCGGCGGCACCACAGACTTCACGCTGATCGGGGTCACCGAGGAGAATGGAGAACTCGCGCTCAATCGCGTCGCAGTGGGCAATCACACGCTGGTCGGCGGCGACAACATGGACCTGGCGCTTGCCTACCACGCAACGACCGCGTTCGCATCCAAGAATGTCACCCTCGACCCTTGGCAATCGGTTGCCTTATGGCACTCGTGCCGAGCGGCCAAGGAGGTACTGCTCGCCGCACAAGGTCCAGCGAAGCAGCAGGTCTCTGTCCTCGGGCGCGGGAAGAAGGTTATTGGTGGGACGGTATCGGTTGACCTCGAGCGGGAGGCGGTTCGATCGCTTCTGGTGGACGGCTTCTTTCCGGCCTGCACGCTCGCCGACAAGCCGCACAAGCAGCGCGCCAGTGGCTTTCGGCAGATCGGTCTTCCATTCGAAACAGACACCGCCGTCACGCGACATCTTGCCGCCTTTCTCAGCCAGCAGGGACAGGACGGCCAGGCGGTCCGGCCGACGCACCTGCTGTTCAACGGCGGCGTCTTCAAGGCGGCCGCGTTTCGGGAACGCCTGACCGGAACCATCGGTAGCTGGTTCGGAGGACGTACGCCCGAGGTACTGTCCGGCAACAACGATCTCGACTTTGCCGTCGCCCGCGGTGCCGCGTACTACGGCGCGGCCAAACGCGGAAAGGGTGTCCGCATTCGGGGCGGCACGGCTCGGAGCTACTACGTCGGAATTGAAACCGCCGGGCTCGCAATCCCCGGAGCGCCGAGGCCTCTTCGCGCTTTGTGCGTCGTCCCGTTCGGCATGGAAGAAGGATCGCAGGCCGATGTGCCGAGCGACGACATCGGCCTAGTGGTCGGCGAACCGGCGACGTTCCGCTTCTTTTCAGCCGGCTCGCGAAAGACCGACATGCCCGGCGACCTCGTCGATCGCTGGGCCGAAGGCGAACTTGAAGAAAGCGATTCGCTGGAGGCGAACCTTCCGCGGCCTGACAACGTTGAAGAAGACTATGTCCCCGTGAAGTTCCAGAGCCGAATCACTGAACTTGGCGTACTGGAGTTGTGGTGTGTCCGCAGCGGCGTCGAGGGTGCAACGGATCAACGGTGGAAGCTCGAATTTGGCGTGCGGGAGGACGCGGAGTAG